From the Candidatus Deferrimicrobiaceae bacterium genome, the window GAGGCGGGTCCGGTAATGGTCCCCCTCGTGGTTCACGAAGACCTGGGTCTTGTACTCCAGCCGCCGGAAGGCGGCGGAATGGATGACGCGGTCCCGGTCCCGCTGGAAGACCGAACGGAACGGATCCTCCGGCTCCGGAAACTTCCTCCCCCGGGACTCCCCGCTCCTGACGGCGTACGACGCAAGCCGTTGCGCTTCCTGCCGTTCGAATTCCTTCCGGTCAAGCATGCGTTTTCACGGCGAAGCGATCTTTCCCCGCAGGTTTCCCACACACCGAAATTCATTCCTCCCGGGAAAGGCCGAATGCTCTTCCCCCTTTTTCCGGAGCGCACATAAAACGTTTCCCGAAGATGTCGCTGCGCACGGCCAGATTACCATAAATCCGATCCCGTTTAAGGAAAGGGGAAGGAACTTCTCAGCGAACGAGGAGGCCACGAACGTGGGCGAGCATGCTTCCTCCCGCGGCCCCGCCGGCCGACAGCCACTCCCGGTAGGCGGCAGCCGCCCCCTTCCATCCCGCCGTTACGCCGGGCGCCATCAGGCACGGGATCCACAACAAAAGGAAGAGCAGGACGACCGCCGCGGAGAACACCCTCCCGCTCCTTCGCAGATCCGGTTGCCCGGCCAGGAATCCCTCCGCGGAGAAAAGGAGGTGCATCGTGAACAGAAAGGAGGCCGTCGCGAGATAGAGGTCCGGGACCCAGGGGGATGCATGCCGGAAGACCGAGGCCGCGATGCCGATCCCCACGCTGTAAAGAGGGAAGATGTACGGAGCGAGGTCGATCATCACGTTCGTCCGGTCCATCACCACCTTTCCCCCATCCCTCGACGAGATGTGGAACTGGTGGATCTTTCGGAAAAAGAGTTTGGCGAGGACCAGATGGGAGAACTCGTGCGCCCACAGGTAGAGCCGCTCCGGCTTCCGAAGAAAGAAATGCACGAGAAGA encodes:
- a CDS encoding M50 family metallopeptidase, with product MRVFLFSLAGIPLLLFDGVLLVTFPIPAGRMATRDEGWIVLAGALVYLLVHFFLRKPERLYLWAHEFSHLVLAKLFFRKIHQFHISSRDGGKVVMDRTNVMIDLAPYIFPLYSVGIGIAASVFRHASPWVPDLYLATASFLFTMHLLFSAEGFLAGQPDLRRSGRVFSAAVVLLFLLLWIPCLMAPGVTAGWKGAAAAYREWLSAGGAAGGSMLAHVRGLLVR